From the genome of Geminocystis herdmanii PCC 6308, one region includes:
- the carB gene encoding carbamoyl-phosphate synthase large subunit gives MPRREDINKILILGSGPIIIGQACEFDYSGTQACKALREEGYQVVLVNSNPATIMTDPETAERTYIEPITPEIVEKIIAKERPDALLPTMGGQTALNTAVALAESGALNKYGVELIGAKLPAIKMAEDRELFKEAMARIGVPVCPSGIACNWEEAKAVAEEIGSYPLIIRPAFTMGGTGGGIAYNQEEYEEMAKFGIDASPMSQILVEKSLIGWKEYELEVMRDMADNVVIVCSIENIDPMGVHTGDSITVAPAQTLTDKEYQRLRDYSKAIIREIGVETGGSNIQFSVNPVNGDVIVIEMNPRVSRSSALASKATGFPIAKFAAKLAVGYSLDEISNDITKKTPASFEPTIDYVVTKIPRFAFEKFPGSSPVLTTQMKSVGEAMAIGRTFAESFQKALRSLETGRFGFGCDKNETLPTLSQISSHLRTPTPERIFSVYHALRLGMTVEQIFELTAIDPWFLRKMQEIVEIEKYMRRKALKEITAPEMRFIKQHGFSDRQIAFATKTTEDEVRNFRKSLGILPIYKLVDTCAAEFEAFTPYYYSTYEAGENESIPTDKRKVMILGGGPNRIGQGIEFDYCCCHASFSLQDAGFEIIMVNSNPETVSTDYDTSDRLYFEPLTKEDVLNIIEAENPEGVIIQFGGQTPLKLAVPLKDYLANPTTTVTTKIWGTSPDSIDTAEDREKFEAILNELNIKQPPNGIARSFQESKIISNKIGYPVVVRPSYVLGGRGMRIVYNDAELEQYMRYAVDIEPDHPILIDKFLQNAIEVDIDALCDATGKVVIGGIMEHIEEAGVHSGDSACSIPYITLSEATVNTLRTWTEKLAKSLNVIGLMNIQYAVQGETCYILEANPRASRTVPFVSKAIGRPLAKIASLVMSGKTLEELGVTEEIIPNHISVKEAVLPFNKFVGTDTLLGPEMRSTGEVMGIDSDFGKAFAKAEIGAGVFVQTSGTVFISMNDRDKNTIVPVAKDLVELGFNIVATEGTKKVLVENGVKNVELVLKLHEGRPHVVDAIKNKQIQFIINTPNSDEETQTDGRTIRRSALDYKLPIITTIAGAKATVEAIRSLQSEPLQVKALQDYFV, from the coding sequence ATGCCACGTCGTGAAGATATAAACAAAATTCTCATTTTAGGTTCAGGACCGATTATCATAGGACAAGCCTGTGAATTTGACTATTCTGGTACACAAGCCTGTAAAGCGCTACGGGAAGAAGGCTATCAAGTGGTTTTAGTCAATTCTAACCCTGCTACCATTATGACTGATCCTGAGACCGCAGAGCGCACCTATATCGAACCCATCACCCCCGAAATTGTCGAGAAAATCATCGCTAAAGAACGTCCTGACGCTCTTCTTCCTACGATGGGAGGACAAACAGCTTTAAATACTGCCGTTGCCTTAGCCGAATCGGGCGCATTGAATAAATACGGGGTAGAGTTGATTGGTGCGAAGTTACCTGCTATCAAGATGGCAGAAGACAGGGAATTGTTTAAGGAAGCTATGGCGAGAATTGGTGTTCCTGTGTGTCCTTCTGGTATTGCTTGTAATTGGGAAGAAGCTAAAGCCGTAGCGGAAGAAATTGGTTCGTATCCTTTAATTATACGTCCTGCTTTCACTATGGGGGGTACAGGAGGAGGTATTGCCTATAACCAAGAGGAATACGAGGAAATGGCGAAATTCGGTATTGATGCCTCGCCCATGTCACAAATTCTGGTGGAAAAATCCCTCATCGGTTGGAAAGAGTACGAGTTAGAAGTAATGCGAGATATGGCGGATAATGTAGTTATTGTCTGTTCGATCGAGAACATTGATCCTATGGGAGTACATACTGGGGATTCTATCACCGTCGCCCCTGCACAAACTTTAACGGATAAAGAATATCAACGGTTAAGAGACTACTCTAAGGCAATTATTCGAGAAATTGGGGTAGAAACAGGAGGCTCAAATATTCAGTTTTCCGTTAACCCCGTCAATGGTGATGTTATCGTAATTGAAATGAATCCTCGTGTATCTCGATCGAGCGCTTTAGCCTCGAAAGCCACTGGTTTCCCCATTGCCAAATTTGCCGCCAAGTTAGCCGTGGGTTACAGTCTCGATGAGATTTCTAACGATATTACCAAGAAAACCCCTGCCTCTTTTGAGCCAACCATCGACTATGTTGTAACTAAAATACCACGTTTTGCCTTTGAGAAGTTCCCCGGTTCATCTCCTGTTTTAACTACTCAAATGAAGTCTGTTGGGGAAGCAATGGCCATCGGACGTACTTTTGCCGAATCCTTCCAAAAAGCCTTAAGATCACTGGAAACTGGTCGTTTTGGCTTTGGTTGTGACAAAAATGAGACTTTACCCACCTTATCTCAAATTAGCTCCCATTTACGCACCCCCACCCCCGAAAGAATTTTTAGCGTCTATCATGCTTTAAGATTAGGGATGACGGTAGAACAAATTTTCGAGTTAACAGCGATCGATCCTTGGTTTTTGCGTAAAATGCAGGAAATTGTCGAAATCGAGAAATATATGAGACGTAAGGCATTAAAAGAAATTACCGCGCCCGAAATGCGTTTCATTAAACAACACGGTTTTAGCGATCGCCAAATCGCCTTCGCCACCAAAACCACAGAAGATGAAGTGAGAAATTTCCGTAAATCTTTAGGTATTTTACCCATTTATAAACTGGTGGATACTTGCGCCGCCGAATTTGAAGCCTTCACGCCTTATTATTACTCCACCTACGAAGCAGGAGAAAATGAAAGCATCCCGACGGATAAACGCAAAGTAATGATTTTGGGCGGTGGTCCTAATCGTATCGGTCAAGGTATAGAATTTGATTACTGCTGTTGTCATGCCTCTTTCTCTCTCCAAGACGCAGGTTTTGAAATCATCATGGTTAACTCTAACCCTGAAACCGTCTCTACTGACTACGATACCAGCGATCGACTTTATTTTGAACCATTAACGAAGGAAGACGTTTTAAACATCATCGAAGCGGAAAATCCAGAAGGCGTTATCATTCAATTTGGAGGACAAACTCCCCTCAAATTAGCTGTACCTTTGAAAGACTACCTCGCTAATCCCACTACTACCGTCACCACCAAGATTTGGGGTACTTCTCCCGATTCGATCGACACGGCAGAAGACAGAGAGAAATTTGAGGCAATTTTAAATGAATTGAACATTAAACAACCCCCCAACGGCATTGCTAGAAGTTTTCAGGAATCGAAAATCATTTCTAACAAAATCGGTTATCCTGTGGTAGTGCGTCCTTCCTATGTATTGGGAGGACGGGGAATGCGCATTGTTTATAATGATGCAGAATTAGAACAATATATGCGCTACGCTGTGGACATTGAGCCTGATCATCCCATTTTAATCGATAAATTCCTCCAAAATGCGATCGAAGTCGATATTGATGCGCTGTGCGATGCAACAGGTAAAGTTGTCATTGGTGGTATCATGGAACACATCGAGGAAGCAGGTGTCCACTCTGGAGACTCCGCTTGTTCAATCCCTTATATTACCCTTTCTGAAGCCACCGTCAACACTTTGCGCACTTGGACAGAAAAACTAGCAAAATCCTTAAACGTCATTGGTTTAATGAATATTCAATACGCAGTACAAGGGGAAACTTGTTACATCCTCGAAGCCAACCCAAGGGCTTCCCGTACTGTACCTTTTGTGTCGAAAGCCATAGGACGACCTTTAGCGAAAATTGCTTCCCTCGTGATGTCAGGGAAAACCCTTGAAGAATTAGGGGTGACAGAGGAAATTATCCCTAACCATATCTCCGTCAAAGAGGCTGTATTGCCTTTCAATAAGTTTGTGGGTACAGATACCTTACTAGGTCCTGAAATGCGTAGCACAGGGGAGGTAATGGGCATAGATAGCGATTTTGGTAAGGCATTCGCTAAAGCTGAAATTGGTGCGGGTGTATTCGTCCAGACTTCGGGAACGGTATTTATTTCTATGAACGATCGAGATAAGAATACGATCGTACCTGTAGCGAAAGACTTAGTAGAACTAGGTTTTAACATTGTAGCTACAGAAGGAACGAAAAAAGTACTTGTGGAAAATGGTGTAAAAAATGTTGAATTAGTGTTGAAACTCCATGAAGGTCGCCCTCATGTCGTGGATGCGATTAAAAATAAACAAATTCAGTTTATTATCAACACTCCTAACAGTGATGAAGAAACCCAAACTGATGGTCGTACCATTCGTCGATCGGCTTTAGACTACAAACTACCGATTATTACCACGATCGCAGGAGCTAAAGCAACAGTAGAAGCAATTCGATCGCTCCAGTCTGAACCGTTACAGGTTAAGGCTTTACAGGATTATTTTGTGTAA
- a CDS encoding Bsp6I family type II restriction endonuclease, which produces MEKIQSNIILPEGSFLADLDIFTSEDKSYLMKIYELWLSLSKMLNKMGARSVNLPEGLSEGAFCLAMNVGRLRKIYSSSNQKINTSFDCYDLTKNKRIQVKACSILPDLTTFGPKSQWDELYFLDFYKNGQYLGDFDIYLIPNELIYNHPVNKNETFIDHQKQGRRPRFSIYKDLILKHNIKPVKSYSLT; this is translated from the coding sequence ATGGAGAAAATTCAGTCAAATATTATTTTACCTGAAGGTTCTTTTCTCGCAGATTTGGATATTTTTACGAGTGAAGATAAATCTTATTTAATGAAAATATATGAATTATGGCTAAGTCTTTCCAAAATGCTAAATAAAATGGGTGCAAGAAGCGTTAACTTGCCGGAAGGCTTATCAGAAGGTGCTTTTTGTCTTGCTATGAATGTAGGTAGATTGAGAAAAATTTATAGCTCTAGTAATCAGAAAATTAATACTTCTTTTGATTGTTATGATCTTACTAAAAACAAAAGAATACAGGTAAAAGCCTGTAGTATATTACCTGATTTAACAACTTTTGGACCAAAATCTCAATGGGATGAATTATATTTTTTAGATTTTTATAAAAATGGTCAATATTTAGGAGATTTTGATATTTATTTAATTCCTAATGAATTAATCTATAATCATCCTGTTAATAAAAATGAAACATTTATTGATCATCAAAAACAAGGACGAAGACCTCGATTTAGTATTTATAAAGATTTAATTTTAAAACATAATATAAAACCTGTTAAATCTTATTCTTTAACTTAA
- the dcm gene encoding DNA (cytosine-5-)-methyltransferase, which produces MMKNNKQQYQEAQLFTVGSLFAGIGGICTGFIQAGYKIKWANEYDQKACETYRYNYSHQLYEQDIHNVKNPKDWGYVDVITSGFPCQAFSVAGYRQGFNDSQGRGNLFFETARFIEEIQPKAYLLENVKNLAGHDNGKTLEIIKDTITKGLNYSFIPFILNSKDYGNVPQTRERIYIVGFRNEGHIVGSLNQDFNDNSSNCMSNTVSNKFKIPKPISLTRKITDIIDRSTVDKSYYYESSHKYYPELEKTMIREDTIYQWRRVYVRENKNQLCPTLTANMGTGGHNVPLVKVDNQYRKLTIQECLGLQGFDPFQFKFPNHMAKSHCYKQIGNSVVVPVIKRIALNIKYALS; this is translated from the coding sequence ATGATGAAAAATAATAAACAACAGTATCAAGAAGCACAATTATTTACAGTAGGAAGTTTATTTGCGGGAATAGGTGGAATTTGTACTGGATTTATTCAAGCAGGTTATAAAATAAAATGGGCAAATGAATATGATCAAAAAGCCTGTGAAACATACCGATATAATTATTCTCATCAACTATACGAACAAGATATTCATAATGTTAAAAATCCTAAAGATTGGGGATATGTGGATGTCATAACATCAGGATTTCCCTGTCAAGCCTTTTCGGTTGCTGGTTATCGCCAAGGTTTTAATGATTCACAGGGTAGAGGTAATTTATTTTTTGAAACAGCAAGATTTATAGAAGAAATACAGCCGAAGGCTTATTTACTAGAAAATGTTAAAAATTTAGCAGGACATGATAACGGTAAAACATTAGAAATTATCAAAGATACTATTACAAAAGGTTTGAATTATTCATTTATTCCTTTTATCCTTAACTCAAAAGATTATGGTAATGTTCCTCAAACTAGAGAAAGAATTTATATTGTTGGTTTTAGAAATGAAGGACATATAGTTGGTTCACTAAATCAAGATTTTAATGATAATTCATCTAATTGCATGAGCAATACTGTGTCAAATAAATTTAAAATACCAAAACCAATTTCTTTAACTAGAAAAATTACAGATATAATTGACAGGTCAACGGTAGATAAATCTTATTATTATGAATCATCTCATAAATATTATCCAGAATTAGAAAAAACAATGATTAGAGAAGATACTATCTATCAATGGAGAAGAGTATATGTCAGAGAAAATAAAAATCAATTATGCCCAACTTTAACAGCAAATATGGGTACTGGTGGACATAATGTTCCTTTAGTAAAAGTTGATAATCAATATAGAAAATTGACTATTCAAGAATGTTTAGGGCTTCAAGGTTTTGACCCATTTCAGTTTAAATTCCCTAATCACATGGCAAAATCCCATTGTTATAAACAAATTGGTAATTCTGTTGTTGTACCAGTTATTAAAAGAATAGCTTTAAACATCAAGTATGCTTTAAGTTAA
- a CDS encoding PIN domain-containing protein, with protein MEWLSSQNIIGISVISVEEIYYGLNYKNAQKQLNWFRNFLDYRCQIFVITPQIAQRCGELRAKLRQQGITRTQADLLIASTAYEYQLSIVTRNTKDFTNCDINIFNPFLEQNPEIE; from the coding sequence ATGGAATGGTTATCATCTCAAAATATTATTGGAATTAGCGTGATTTCGGTAGAGGAAATATATTATGGATTAAATTATAAAAATGCTCAAAAACAATTAAATTGGTTTCGTAATTTTCTTGATTATCGATGTCAAATTTTTGTGATTACCCCTCAAATTGCACAAAGATGCGGAGAATTAAGAGCAAAATTGCGTCAACAAGGTATAACTAGAACTCAAGCTGATTTATTGATTGCTTCTACTGCTTATGAATATCAACTTTCGATCGTCACTCGTAATACTAAGGATTTTACTAATTGTGACATAAATATTTTTAATCCTTTTTTAGAACAAAATCCAGAAATTGAATGA
- a CDS encoding type II toxin-antitoxin system RelE family toxin, which yields MVYQIRFSQKASKDITKLSPQQKEKLKIILQEILSINPYIGKPLKGNLKGLYSYRLNIKD from the coding sequence ATGGTTTATCAGATTAGATTTTCTCAAAAAGCGAGTAAAGATATTACTAAATTATCCCCTCAACAAAAAGAAAAACTAAAAATAATTTTACAAGAAATATTATCTATCAATCCCTATATAGGAAAACCATTAAAAGGTAATTTAAAAGGTTTATACTCTTATCGTTTAAATATCAAAGATTGA
- a CDS encoding CopG family antitoxin: MNKLNQEEKDLLDSFENEEWQSVGDATRLQQIQSYAKATLAKDKKITLRLSSLDLEAIQTRAIEEGIPYQTLISSILHKFVTGRLVESQD; encoded by the coding sequence ATGAATAAATTAAACCAAGAGGAAAAAGACTTATTAGACTCCTTTGAAAATGAAGAATGGCAATCAGTAGGAGATGCAACACGTCTTCAACAAATACAAAGTTACGCTAAGGCAACTCTGGCAAAAGATAAAAAAATTACGTTACGACTATCTTCTCTTGATTTAGAGGCAATTCAAACAAGGGCGATCGAAGAAGGAATACCTTATCAAACATTAATTTCTAGTATTTTACATAAATTTGTTACGGGTAGATTAGTAGAATCCCAAGATTAA
- a CDS encoding BrnT family toxin — MYNKLMKVIKWNQDKNKILIKERGISFEAVLANIDRGNILDDYIHPNQEKYPNQRLMVVKIQNYCFLIPYVETETEIFLKTIIPSRKATKEYLGKD, encoded by the coding sequence ATGTACAATAAACTTATGAAAGTGATAAAATGGAATCAAGATAAAAATAAGATATTAATAAAAGAGAGAGGAATCTCATTTGAAGCGGTTTTGGCAAATATCGATCGAGGTAATATTTTAGATGATTATATCCATCCCAATCAGGAAAAATATCCCAATCAAAGGCTAATGGTTGTCAAAATACAAAATTATTGCTTTCTAATTCCTTATGTGGAAACAGAAACAGAAATTTTTTTAAAAACAATTATCCCTTCTCGAAAAGCAACAAAAGAATATTTAGGTAAAGATTGA
- the dcm gene encoding DNA (cytosine-5-)-methyltransferase encodes MDTIDIKTSIDLFAGIGGFRIALENNGFNCIYSNDYNKYSCQTYSANFGEIYCGDLKDIVASNIPNFDLLCGGFPCQPFSIAGVSKKKSLGKKHGFEDEKQGNLFFKILRIIDFHQPKIIFLENVKNLKSHDKGNTWQVIKNELLIRNYEIFSEIVDGKYYVPQHRERIFIVCFNKNIFPNINFEFPSLPIKRLYELKDILEKNVDDKYTLSDKLWNYLQQHKKNSQAKGNGFGFGIINMESEYTRTLSARYYKDGSEILVEQINKNPRRLTPRECAKLLGFPDDFIIPVSDAQAYRQFGNSVIVPVVDAILKQIKITVEKYNLGQSRQKQLSLF; translated from the coding sequence TTGGACACAATAGATATAAAAACTAGCATTGATTTATTTGCAGGAATAGGTGGTTTTAGAATTGCCTTAGAAAATAATGGTTTTAATTGCATTTATTCCAATGATTATAACAAGTATAGTTGTCAGACATATTCCGCTAATTTTGGAGAAATATATTGCGGTGATTTAAAAGATATTGTAGCTTCAAATATCCCTAATTTTGATTTATTATGTGGTGGTTTTCCTTGTCAACCATTTTCGATCGCAGGTGTTAGCAAAAAGAAATCTTTAGGAAAAAAACACGGATTTGAAGATGAAAAACAAGGTAATTTATTTTTTAAAATTTTAAGAATAATAGACTTTCATCAACCTAAAATTATCTTCTTAGAAAATGTAAAAAATTTAAAAAGCCATGATAAAGGTAACACTTGGCAAGTAATAAAAAATGAATTGTTAATTAGAAATTATGAGATTTTTTCAGAAATAGTTGATGGTAAATATTACGTTCCTCAACATAGAGAGAGAATATTTATCGTTTGTTTTAATAAAAATATATTTCCTAATATTAATTTTGAATTTCCTAGTTTACCAATAAAAAGACTTTATGAATTAAAAGATATTTTGGAAAAAAATGTTGATGATAAATATACATTATCCGATAAATTATGGAATTATTTACAACAACATAAAAAAAATAGTCAAGCAAAGGGTAACGGTTTTGGTTTTGGAATTATCAATATGGAATCAGAATATACGAGAACATTAAGTGCAAGATATTATAAAGATGGTTCGGAAATATTAGTTGAGCAAATTAATAAAAATCCTCGCAGATTAACCCCTCGTGAATGTGCAAAATTGCTGGGTTTTCCCGATGATTTTATTATTCCAGTATCTGATGCTCAAGCCTACCGACAATTTGGAAATTCGGTTATTGTGCCTGTTGTTGATGCAATTCTTAAACAAATTAAAATTACCGTAGAAAAATATAATTTAGGTCAATCCCGACAAAAACAATTATCCTTATTTTAA